The DNA window GACAGCCTACTCGCCCCAGGGCGTACTGCAGACGAACGAAGAACTGGGCCTTACCCTCGATCGACTGGCCGCCGTGGCGGGTCTGGAAGGCGACGCCAACATTGTGAATCTGCTGACCATTCCCGGCGAACAACAGGTCATGCTGCGCGTAACGGTCGCCGAGGTGAATCGCAGCGCACTGCGGTCCATCGGCGCGAATATGCGAATCGGCGGCAGCGGCGGAGTCGGCTTTGACTCGACCTTCCCGCCACGCGTGGGCGATCTGGTCGACACCTCGCTGATGGTGCTCGAAGGCGGCACGCTGGCCGTCGCTCGGGGAGACTTTCGCTTGACGATCGACGCGCTCAAACGGCAAAATTTGGCGCGTACGCTGGCGGAGCCGAACCTTGTCACTTTGCATGGTCGGCCGGCCAGCTTTCAGGCCGGCGGACAGTTCCCGGTCCCGTCCGCTGCTGTCGGATTCGGCTCCGCAGCCCAGGGAGTCGAGTTCGTCCCCTTTGGAGTGCAACTTCAGTTTGTGCCATTCATCGTGGATCGGGATAAGATCCGCTTGAATATCGCAGCCGACATCAGCACGACCGATGAAGCAACGGGAGCCAATGTTGGGGGAACCCAGGTGCCCGGCCTGACGACGCGAAACTTCCAGAACACCGTGGAACTGCGCGAAGGACAAACGCTGGCTGTCGCCGGCCTGATTCAAACCAACTTTGGAGCGAACAGTTCCCGCGTACCCGGACTTGGCGATTTGCCTTATATCGGTCGCTTGTTCAAGAGCGACTCCACCAGCGCCGACGAACAGGAACTGGTGATTCTGATTACGCCGGAATTAGTGCATCCGGTCGATCCAGAGGTTTGCCTTTCGCTCCCGGGCTCCGATGTGTTTGAACCTGGCGATATTGAGTTCTACATCAAAGGCTATATGGAAAGCCGCAGAACGCAGGACTTCCAAAGCCCCGTCCGCACCGACTGGGCCCGTTTACAGCGTTACCGGCATTGCGAGGATCTGTACATCCTGGGGCCCAGCGGCCACAGCTATGGGGCTCGAGAGCAGGCGATATTTGGCGGCTTCTCCCACGGAGAAGGGCTGGCTCCCGCCATGCTCGAGAACGAGAGACCAGCGTCCCCGGAAGAATTGCCCACGCCCCGCCCCGCCCACTAGTCGCTTTTGGTTGGTTAAATCTCCATGAAATCATTCCTGCCCTTCCCTGTGATCCTGGTGTGCGCCGTCTTCCTGGCTTCGCCGGGATGCAGCTCCTGCAGCGGCTGGCCGTTCCAGGATAAGTGCGCTGACATTCCTCCCGGCGCCATTCCACAAACCGGCGCGCATGTGGCCGGCTGGCAATCCGCGCAAGCGGCCTTGGCCGAACGCGACGACTTGGTCGTCTACCAGTATGAATGGATCGGCGAAACCGCCGAGCTCGGGCCGTTCGGAAGCCGGCACGTTGACGAACTGATGCACCGCTGTCTGAACGTGGAGCCTGGTGCGATCATTCTTGAGCCGTCCGGCGTTGTCTCGATCGATGTCGCACGACAAAGCACCCTGATCGCCCGACTCGCATCGCACGGCGTTCCCGATGCCGAGTCGCGAGTTCTGCTCGGCTACAGCAAGGCCGAAGGACTCTACGGGCAGGAAGCGCTCCCCTTGAGCGCCGGCTATCTGCGTTCCGGATCGCGAACAGGCAACGGTCTTGGCGGCGGGAGTTTCGGCGGCGGCGGCCGTGGCTCCCAGAGAGGAGGAACCTACTAGTGCGAACCTTTCCCCCGCTTGCGGATCGGCCCAGGAAACTGCCCAGACGGACGGTTCTGGCCAACTGCGGAATCTGCCTGCTCGCCATAACGTGCGGCGGCTGCACCACCTTCCAGGACATGAGCAAGTGGAGCTGGAAGCCCGCCCCGCCTGCTGCCGACGCGGAAACCTTCACCCGGGATCAGGCCGCAATTGCCGTGACCAAGGGGGAGTCAGCCGAGCAGCTCGGCAATACGGACGAAGCGATACGCTATTTCGAGCAGGCCCGATCACTCGACCCCCAGTGGAATCACCTCAGTCGCCGATTGGCGGTGCTGTACGACCAGCGCGGCGACAGTGAGAAGGCACGAGCCGCCTACCACCAGGCGCTCGAACTTCAGCCCCGCGACCCGGAACTGCTGAATGACCTGGGCGTTTACTATCTGCATCGAGAGCGCTGGTCGGAAGCCGAAGCCTGGCTCCGGCGCGCGCTCGCAGCCCAGCCCGATCATCAAAGGGCGACCAACAACCTGGCCATGTCGCTGGCGATGCAAGGACGTCTGCAGGAAAGCTACGACGCCTTCTCCAAGGTTGTCGGCCCTGCCGCAGCCTATTCCAATCTCGGCGTTCTCCTTACTCGCCAGGGACGAACCGCAGAAGCTCGCGACCATTTCCAGCGCGCCCTGGCGCTAGAAAACACCCTGCACCCTGCGAACGAGTTCCTCAGTCTCCTGGATCGCCCCGCCACGCCAGCCTCCCCCGCGCCGCTGGAAACCAGCGTCCAGCCAGTTGCCTACCAACGCGCAACAGGACGTTAGTCCTTCAATGGATTCAGTCACTCGTTGTTGCGACCGAAAGATCGCAGCCGCAGGAAAGCTGTTCGCCAATCGTTAATCGCTGCCTGAATATCCGACAGCAAAGACTTTTGAGCCCGACAAGATCGCGCCTGATGGATAAAGAAAAACACCCAGGCGGCCCGGCTTTCAGGCGGCCCGGCTGGGATTGAATTTCAGGAGCGGCGATTCGTGGCGACAGCGTCTGCCGCGGGAGCGGCCGACGTTGTAGCCTTGGCGACTGCCGGTGCGCTTGCCGGTGTTATAGATCTTCAGTCCCAGGATGTGCTGGTAAAGTTCTTTGTCTTGCATGGGTAGTCTCCTCCGCCGACAATCTTACCAAACCCACGATAATCCCGGATGGACCAAATTTGGTCACCACCTCACGGCGTCTCGCATATCCATCGGCACATGGTTTGCAGGGTTATCTACCCGCCAGCGCGGATGACATAAACTAACGGTTTGCTCATATTTCGCTGGCCACATTGTGCGTAATCGCACA is part of the Lignipirellula cremea genome and encodes:
- a CDS encoding tetratricopeptide repeat protein, with protein sequence MRTFPPLADRPRKLPRRTVLANCGICLLAITCGGCTTFQDMSKWSWKPAPPAADAETFTRDQAAIAVTKGESAEQLGNTDEAIRYFEQARSLDPQWNHLSRRLAVLYDQRGDSEKARAAYHQALELQPRDPELLNDLGVYYLHRERWSEAEAWLRRALAAQPDHQRATNNLAMSLAMQGRLQESYDAFSKVVGPAAAYSNLGVLLTRQGRTAEARDHFQRALALENTLHPANEFLSLLDRPATPASPAPLETSVQPVAYQRATGR
- a CDS encoding type II and III secretion system protein family protein, producing MRVAQGPIEQRPAQPFPPQDGPAEIAPRTQLPAAGAAQDPSRLSQLPGLPAGFADPPQRPELQREYGRFVERTIDPEVTLDLIVGRPRILAFKETPTRIYLAQDSIASYDIISGNEISIIGVAPGRTVLTLWVNDPDRPGQQRILSYLLRVSQDAGYKVRLEAAFQALEKEINRDFPDSVVKLSLIGDQVVVRGQAKDVIEAAHILKIVAEHAPPSRRQTREQPTNLSISQTAYSPQGVLQTNEELGLTLDRLAAVAGLEGDANIVNLLTIPGEQQVMLRVTVAEVNRSALRSIGANMRIGGSGGVGFDSTFPPRVGDLVDTSLMVLEGGTLAVARGDFRLTIDALKRQNLARTLAEPNLVTLHGRPASFQAGGQFPVPSAAVGFGSAAQGVEFVPFGVQLQFVPFIVDRDKIRLNIAADISTTDEATGANVGGTQVPGLTTRNFQNTVELREGQTLAVAGLIQTNFGANSSRVPGLGDLPYIGRLFKSDSTSADEQELVILITPELVHPVDPEVCLSLPGSDVFEPGDIEFYIKGYMESRRTQDFQSPVRTDWARLQRYRHCEDLYILGPSGHSYGAREQAIFGGFSHGEGLAPAMLENERPASPEELPTPRPAH